In the genome of Gemmatimonadota bacterium, one region contains:
- a CDS encoding efflux RND transporter permease subunit, producing MWIVKLALRRPYTFVVVSILIALFGVVSALRMPTDIFPAINIPLVTVVWQYGGMPPEEMERRIVSTAERYYSATVGSIEHIESQSINGVGVIKVYFQPGTDIPTALAEITSASQTAVKNLPPGIQPPIILRFNATDVPVLQIGVDSKTLSETQLYDLATNTMRLKLATVQGASLPLPYGGKARQVMVDLDPAAMYAKGVSPSDVSDAINVQNLVLPSGTAKFGSREYYIRLNSTPDVAAMLNDMPIKTVHGTTVYIKDVAQVRDGYAVQTNLVRENGHRGVYQSVVKNGNASTLDVVARIKAALPAVKAALPAGVSLNLMLDESLYVRASLHGVLREAIIAGLLTAAMILLFLGSWRSTLVVATSIPLSILVSMICLAALGQSLNVMTLGGFALAVGILVDDATVTIESIHRNLGTGKPLMQAILDGADEIAVPAFVSTLAICVVFTPVFFLGGVTGALFQPLAMAVIFAMLASYVLSRTLVPLMVRYLLPAEVTMYAAHHGGAAVSDIFWRVNRWFETHFDRMRAWYSNVLATALQHRRRVAMGATAAVLASLVLLPFVGQDFFPRVDAGQFRVHVRAPAGTRLEETDAIIAQVEHAIREDVPPRDLGLILANVGVPSSSINLSTGDNATIGPADAELLISLNEGRARSTAEYMNMLRDDFRQRFPGVTFAFQPADIVNRILNLGLPAAIDVQVVPGKNVDGYAVASQIADSMRHIPGAVDVRQQQVIDAPELYFTVDRTRASQLGLTQRDVANSLLISLSSSGQTAPNFFLNPQNGVSYKVAVQTPEYRLSSLSDLESTPVIAAGVAPQLFGNLATGSRRSGVAVVDHYNVQRVYDVYAGAEGRDLGSVARDIDHVVAQIQKKMPLGTTIVMRGQVSSMREAFTGLGFGLAFAILLVYFLMVVNFQSWLDPFIIIMALPAALVGIVWMLFVTRTTFSVPSLMGAVMAMGVATANSILVVTFANSRRADGLDAVEAALDAGKTRLRPVLMTALAMIIGMLPMALGFGEGGEQNAPLGRAVIGGLIIATVATLVLVPVVYSVLRIRPPGGVDDPLLHS from the coding sequence ATGTGGATCGTCAAGCTGGCACTTCGGAGGCCATACACTTTCGTCGTGGTTTCGATACTGATCGCGCTGTTCGGAGTCGTCTCGGCGCTCAGGATGCCGACCGACATCTTCCCCGCCATCAACATTCCGCTCGTGACGGTGGTGTGGCAGTACGGTGGAATGCCGCCGGAAGAGATGGAACGCCGAATCGTCTCGACTGCGGAACGCTACTACAGCGCGACCGTCGGAAGCATCGAGCACATCGAATCGCAGTCGATCAACGGCGTTGGCGTCATCAAGGTCTATTTCCAGCCCGGCACCGACATACCGACCGCACTCGCGGAGATCACCTCCGCCTCACAGACCGCGGTCAAGAATCTCCCACCGGGAATTCAGCCGCCGATCATCCTTCGCTTCAACGCGACGGACGTTCCGGTGCTGCAGATCGGCGTCGACAGCAAGACTCTGTCAGAGACTCAGCTCTACGATCTGGCGACCAACACGATGCGGCTCAAGCTTGCCACCGTGCAGGGTGCATCGCTTCCCTTGCCGTACGGGGGCAAGGCACGCCAGGTAATGGTCGACCTGGATCCGGCGGCGATGTACGCAAAAGGCGTCTCACCATCGGATGTCAGCGACGCAATCAACGTACAGAATCTCGTACTGCCTTCCGGGACGGCGAAGTTCGGAAGTCGTGAGTATTACATACGACTGAACTCCACTCCTGACGTCGCGGCGATGCTCAACGACATGCCGATCAAGACGGTGCACGGAACCACGGTCTACATCAAGGATGTGGCGCAGGTTCGCGACGGCTATGCAGTGCAGACGAATCTCGTACGGGAGAACGGGCATCGCGGTGTCTATCAGAGCGTCGTAAAGAACGGCAACGCCTCGACGCTGGACGTCGTCGCGCGCATCAAGGCTGCGCTGCCGGCCGTCAAGGCGGCCCTTCCCGCGGGTGTATCGCTCAACCTCATGCTGGACGAGTCGCTGTACGTGCGCGCGTCGTTGCACGGGGTGCTTCGCGAAGCGATCATCGCCGGATTGCTGACGGCAGCGATGATACTGCTCTTCCTCGGCAGTTGGCGCAGCACGCTGGTGGTGGCGACGTCGATCCCGCTGTCCATCCTCGTTTCGATGATCTGCCTCGCCGCGCTCGGTCAGAGTCTCAACGTCATGACTCTTGGCGGCTTCGCGCTCGCAGTCGGAATCCTGGTGGATGACGCTACGGTCACGATAGAAAGCATTCATCGAAATCTGGGAACGGGCAAGCCGCTCATGCAGGCGATTCTCGATGGTGCCGACGAGATAGCTGTACCCGCATTCGTCTCGACTCTCGCCATCTGTGTCGTGTTCACGCCGGTGTTCTTCCTCGGAGGCGTCACAGGCGCGCTGTTTCAACCGCTCGCGATGGCGGTCATATTCGCGATGCTCGCCTCGTACGTTCTGTCGCGTACTCTCGTACCGTTGATGGTGCGGTATCTGCTGCCAGCTGAAGTCACGATGTACGCGGCGCACCACGGCGGTGCGGCCGTGTCGGACATCTTCTGGCGCGTGAATCGCTGGTTCGAGACGCATTTCGACCGCATGCGCGCATGGTACAGCAACGTGTTGGCGACGGCGCTGCAGCATCGGCGTCGCGTCGCCATGGGTGCAACGGCTGCCGTACTCGCATCGCTGGTGTTGCTCCCGTTCGTAGGCCAGGATTTCTTTCCTCGTGTGGACGCGGGCCAGTTTCGAGTTCATGTCCGTGCGCCGGCGGGGACGCGACTCGAGGAGACCGACGCCATCATAGCGCAGGTCGAGCACGCGATTCGCGAAGACGTTCCGCCCCGCGATCTCGGGCTGATCCTCGCGAACGTCGGAGTTCCGTCCAGCAGCATCAACCTGTCGACGGGCGACAACGCGACGATCGGGCCGGCGGATGCAGAGCTGCTGATCTCGCTCAATGAGGGCCGCGCTCGCTCGACCGCCGAATACATGAACATGCTTCGTGACGACTTCAGACAGCGGTTTCCCGGTGTCACGTTCGCGTTCCAGCCGGCCGACATAGTCAATCGCATACTCAACCTTGGTCTTCCAGCAGCAATCGACGTGCAGGTGGTGCCTGGCAAGAACGTCGACGGGTATGCGGTCGCGAGCCAGATCGCCGACTCCATGCGGCACATCCCGGGAGCGGTGGACGTACGCCAGCAACAGGTCATCGACGCTCCGGAGCTGTACTTCACCGTCGACCGCACGCGTGCCTCCCAACTCGGCCTCACGCAGCGCGACGTTGCGAACAGTCTGCTGATCTCGCTCAGCTCGAGCGGCCAGACGGCTCCCAACTTCTTCCTCAATCCCCAGAACGGCGTGTCGTACAAGGTTGCAGTGCAGACGCCGGAATATCGCCTGTCATCGCTCAGTGATCTGGAATCGACGCCAGTGATCGCCGCTGGTGTGGCACCACAGCTCTTCGGCAACCTCGCCACCGGATCGCGGCGAAGTGGCGTGGCGGTGGTGGACCACTATAATGTGCAGCGCGTGTACGATGTCTACGCCGGCGCGGAAGGCCGCGACCTTGGCAGCGTCGCGCGCGACATCGATCACGTCGTCGCACAGATACAGAAAAAGATGCCTCTCGGGACGACTATCGTGATGCGGGGACAGGTGTCCAGCATGCGCGAGGCGTTCACCGGACTGGGTTTTGGTCTGGCCTTCGCGATTCTGCTCGTGTACTTCCTGATGGTCGTGAACTTTCAGTCGTGGCTGGATCCCTTCATTATCATCATGGCGCTTCCAGCCGCGCTGGTCGGAATCGTATGGATGCTCTTCGTCACGCGCACGACTTTCAGTGTTCCGTCGCTCATGGGCGCGGTGATGGCGATGGGCGTTGCGACCGCCAACAGTATCCTCGTCGTCACCTTTGCAAATTCCCGCCGGGCAGACGGGCTCGATGCTGTCGAGGCGGCTCTGGATGCAGGCAAGACTCGTCTTCGGCCGGTACTCATGACTGCGCTCGCGATGATAATCGGCATGCTTCCCATGGCGCTCGGCTTCGGTGAGGGCGGTGAGCAGAATGCACCACTTGGCAGAGCGGTGATAGGTGGATTGATCATCGCGACAGTCGCGACACTCGTGCTCGTTCCCGTTGTTTACAGCGTTCTGCGCATCCGACCACCGGGTGGCGTGGATGACCCACTGTTGCACTCATGA
- a CDS encoding TolC family protein: MRALLAAAVMLPALMRAQQPADSLRTVTLPEALAMAARVNPALAAGKAAVTTARANRRVVTGEYLPSLGVASSAGRGTTVQGGSSVTNGIPVSSSVRPLDDTYGSGISAAVPVFTGGRRGAERQSADAQQVAADAGLTASEYDVRLATKQAYFDVLRASELVDVATAQVAQAQLAMRDADSRLRAGTTTRSDVLRARVALATARDALATAGSQKTASQFALARAIGSDVPVDAAPVPGDDSLPLPVSRDSLVRNAVSAAPVARAATAAAQSADAAITAARAQYLPTVLASGGYGWLEQRSVNPRPVGGWTLQLGISYPLFNGFQRGASVTRAEADAVAAHSTAVDTERGVRADAVKSYDDATVAAQRIGFAREAVDAAREDLRVQELRYRAGASTFLDEVTSQLNLAQAETSLVQARYDYQIARARLERVLGRELR; encoded by the coding sequence GTGCGCGCTCTTCTTGCCGCCGCCGTGATGTTACCCGCGCTGATGCGCGCCCAGCAGCCGGCCGACTCTCTTCGCACCGTAACACTGCCCGAGGCGTTGGCGATGGCCGCGCGTGTCAATCCGGCGCTCGCGGCGGGCAAGGCAGCGGTCACGACTGCCCGAGCAAACCGCCGCGTTGTTACCGGCGAATACCTCCCATCACTCGGCGTCGCCTCCAGCGCCGGTCGTGGAACGACTGTTCAAGGAGGAAGTAGCGTCACCAACGGGATTCCGGTGTCGTCTTCCGTCCGCCCTCTGGACGATACGTACGGCTCCGGGATTTCGGCGGCGGTTCCGGTCTTCACGGGTGGACGACGGGGTGCAGAGCGCCAGAGCGCCGATGCGCAACAGGTCGCTGCGGATGCAGGGCTCACCGCGAGTGAATACGACGTGCGGCTCGCGACCAAGCAGGCTTACTTCGACGTGTTGCGGGCGAGCGAGCTCGTCGATGTCGCTACAGCGCAGGTTGCACAGGCACAGCTCGCAATGCGGGACGCCGACAGTCGGCTGCGCGCGGGCACGACGACACGCTCCGACGTACTTCGCGCGCGGGTCGCACTGGCCACGGCGCGAGACGCGCTTGCAACGGCTGGATCGCAGAAGACGGCGAGCCAGTTCGCACTGGCCCGAGCGATCGGCAGCGACGTACCTGTAGATGCCGCGCCGGTGCCCGGCGACGATTCGCTTCCGCTTCCGGTCTCTCGCGATTCGCTGGTGAGGAATGCAGTGAGCGCAGCGCCGGTGGCACGTGCCGCGACAGCCGCCGCGCAATCGGCGGACGCGGCGATTACGGCAGCGCGCGCACAGTACCTTCCCACCGTTCTTGCGAGCGGCGGTTACGGATGGCTGGAACAACGCTCGGTGAATCCGCGCCCGGTTGGCGGATGGACGTTGCAGCTCGGGATTTCCTACCCGCTGTTCAACGGATTCCAGCGTGGCGCTTCCGTGACTCGTGCAGAGGCGGATGCGGTGGCAGCACACTCGACAGCCGTCGATACCGAGCGCGGTGTGCGCGCCGACGCGGTGAAGTCGTACGACGACGCGACAGTGGCGGCGCAGAGAATCGGATTCGCGCGCGAGGCAGTCGATGCTGCGCGCGAGGATCTACGCGTGCAGGAGCTGCGGTACAGAGCCGGCGCGTCGACCTTTCTCGATGAGGTAACATCGCAGCTCAATCTCGCGCAGGCAGAAACTTCGCTCGTCCAGGCACGCTACGATTATCAGATCGCGCGAGCCAGACTCGAGCGCGTGCTCGGCCGGGAGCTCAGATAG
- a CDS encoding sulfite exporter TauE/SafE family protein gives MSVLAMTGLVAIGSFAAGMLGALTGLGGGMIIVPMLTLVFGVDIRYAIGASLISVIATSSGAAAAYVREGYTNIRIGMFLEVATTLGALGGAYIAGLISTSAIAVIFSLVLAYSAYRSFQPREEHSIDGPPDKWATRLRMDGTYPTAEGLQAYTVHAVPTGFSLMFLAGILSGLLGIGSGAVKVLAMDQAMRLPFKVSTTTSNFMIGVTAAASAGVYLHRGYIDPVLAFPVMLGVLAGALTGARVLAGAKVRALRTIFTVVIVFLAVEMAYKGLRGGI, from the coding sequence ATGAGTGTTCTTGCCATGACGGGGCTGGTCGCGATTGGCTCATTCGCGGCTGGCATGCTTGGAGCACTCACGGGGCTCGGCGGTGGCATGATCATCGTGCCCATGCTCACCCTGGTGTTCGGAGTGGATATCAGGTATGCGATCGGCGCTTCACTGATTTCGGTGATAGCGACGTCGTCCGGTGCGGCCGCCGCGTATGTCCGCGAGGGCTACACCAACATTCGAATCGGAATGTTCCTGGAAGTAGCGACCACGCTCGGCGCGCTGGGCGGAGCCTACATTGCCGGACTCATCTCGACGAGCGCCATAGCGGTAATCTTCTCCCTGGTCCTGGCATACTCGGCCTACCGGTCGTTTCAGCCGCGGGAAGAACATTCCATCGACGGCCCGCCGGACAAGTGGGCCACGCGCCTCAGGATGGACGGCACATATCCTACCGCCGAAGGGCTGCAGGCGTACACCGTCCACGCAGTGCCGACCGGCTTCTCGCTCATGTTCCTCGCCGGAATCCTGTCCGGGCTGCTTGGCATCGGATCGGGAGCCGTGAAGGTGCTCGCAATGGATCAGGCGATGCGTCTTCCGTTCAAGGTCTCGACGACGACGAGCAACTTCATGATCGGCGTGACCGCGGCGGCGAGCGCGGGCGTCTATCTGCATCGCGGGTACATCGATCCTGTGCTCGCGTTCCCCGTCATGCTCGGCGTGCTTGCCGGTGCGCTTACGGGTGCACGAGTTCTTGCCGGCGCGAAGGTGCGCGCACTGCGCACGATATTCACCGTCGTGATAGTGTTCCTCGCTGTGGAAATGGCTTACAAGGGTCTGCGAGGCGGCATATGA
- a CDS encoding DUF1634 domain-containing protein translates to MSEPLWRTGRWSDEHVELFVGNLLRWGVIIAAAVTVVGGALFLSLHGGRIADYHVFHGQPDALKSVSEVVAKALRFQPEAVIQLGLLLLIATPIARVALSLLAFVKQHDRTYIVVTAIVLGLLLYSLTGAGA, encoded by the coding sequence ATGAGTGAGCCGCTGTGGCGCACCGGTCGCTGGAGCGACGAGCACGTAGAGCTCTTCGTCGGAAATCTCCTGCGTTGGGGAGTGATCATAGCCGCTGCCGTGACTGTTGTCGGTGGCGCGCTCTTCCTCTCGCTGCATGGCGGAAGAATCGCGGATTACCACGTATTCCATGGACAACCGGATGCGCTCAAATCCGTCTCCGAGGTTGTGGCCAAGGCGCTGCGGTTCCAGCCTGAGGCGGTGATCCAGCTCGGGCTGCTGCTGTTGATCGCAACCCCGATCGCCCGCGTCGCACTGTCCCTGCTCGCCTTCGTGAAGCAGCACGACCGTACCTACATCGTAGTCACGGCGATCGTGCTGGGCTTGCTTCTCTACAGCTTGACGGGAGCGGGCGCCTAG
- a CDS encoding histidine kinase dimerization/phospho-acceptor domain-containing protein, which yields MQPGSPSPARSWRAALVVACLAGTTVVCAILATEVRQVNAALDTTTSQTLRDYATSAGRILGTEAIRRSEGFRSRLYGPLMGTIVVDGAAPPLATFAHRADSLYAAEKYDPDSLRGYIRVDVRTHSWEGVGSMADSSRAAAVVAKALARARLDTARTPLLVLPGAHEPIIVSAAAVADSAGRQYMYIVVQARATNFRHAMQATMQSVPLLPPSFAGSAWNLDKSAAANHVSNDSLIGVRITAVDGTVLYVSPHSYDSPYRGEYHFQSGPDGFTIETVLRPSLATALVPAVVRTASRSLYIGLGLVGCFLLAVSFIAFWGEMSHQTAERAKSLQQLTTGLRHELNNALASVMLESQMLAASDDASLDARYAGAAIAEQAERMRKALRRLDNVDHLPVVNYFEGKSMLDLTGSHPTEQEREAARAS from the coding sequence ATGCAACCTGGGTCCCCCTCACCTGCACGGTCATGGCGCGCTGCGCTAGTCGTCGCCTGCCTTGCCGGCACGACGGTTGTGTGCGCCATCCTGGCAACTGAGGTACGGCAGGTCAATGCCGCCCTCGACACGACTACATCGCAGACACTCCGGGACTACGCGACTTCGGCGGGCCGGATCCTGGGCACGGAGGCGATCCGACGGTCGGAGGGGTTCAGGTCGAGACTCTACGGTCCGTTGATGGGCACCATAGTCGTGGATGGAGCAGCGCCGCCATTGGCCACCTTCGCGCACCGCGCCGACTCTCTCTACGCCGCAGAGAAATACGACCCTGATTCGCTTCGCGGCTATATCCGCGTCGATGTGCGAACCCATAGTTGGGAAGGCGTGGGCTCGATGGCCGATTCCAGCCGTGCGGCTGCGGTGGTGGCCAAGGCCCTGGCGAGAGCGAGACTGGATACGGCACGAACGCCGCTCCTCGTGCTTCCCGGCGCGCACGAGCCCATAATCGTCTCGGCCGCGGCGGTCGCCGACTCGGCCGGGCGTCAGTACATGTATATCGTCGTTCAGGCGCGTGCAACGAATTTTCGCCACGCGATGCAGGCGACAATGCAGTCGGTACCGCTTCTGCCGCCGTCATTCGCGGGATCTGCGTGGAACCTGGACAAGTCCGCCGCTGCCAATCACGTCTCGAACGATTCACTCATCGGTGTACGGATCACCGCAGTCGATGGAACGGTGCTCTACGTATCACCCCATTCCTACGACAGTCCCTACCGCGGAGAGTACCACTTCCAGAGCGGACCGGACGGCTTCACCATTGAAACCGTGCTTCGTCCGAGTCTCGCTACGGCGCTCGTGCCCGCAGTCGTTCGCACCGCCAGCCGGTCGCTTTACATCGGGCTCGGACTTGTAGGCTGCTTTCTTCTGGCCGTTTCCTTCATCGCCTTCTGGGGCGAGATGTCGCATCAGACGGCCGAGCGGGCCAAATCGCTGCAGCAACTCACGACAGGACTTCGGCATGAGCTGAACAATGCGCTCGCGAGCGTCATGCTCGAATCTCAGATGCTCGCGGCGTCCGACGACGCATCGCTCGATGCGCGCTATGCGGGTGCCGCGATCGCTGAACAGGCGGAGCGGATGCGGAAAGCTCTGCGGCGGCTCGACAACGTCGATCACCTGCCGGTGGTCAACTACTTCGAGGGAAAGTCGATGCTGGATCTCACCGGCTCGCACCCTACGGAGCAGGAGCGCGAAGCCGCACGCGCAAGCTGA
- the hrpB gene encoding ATP-dependent helicase HrpB, which yields MTRPVDAGGEELPGARLPVDEAIPALRAALASGNGAVLQAPPGAGKTTHVPLALIDEPWLGNSRIVMLEPRRLAARAVTHRMSQLLGERAGDTVGYRVRRDTRIGPRTRIEVVTEGILTRMLQSDATLERVGLLIFDEFHERSIHADTGLALALQSQSLIRPDLRILVMSATLDGARVATLLDSAPVIRSEGRIFPVELAYSARPDARSLAAAVASRVVAALDDNDGDILVFLPGGAEIRRVAALLAGRVPDNVHVEPLYGDLSQQAQDAAIAPAPRGSRKVVLSTPIAETSLTIEGVRVVIDSGLARAPRFSPRSGMTRLETVRTSRSSADQRAGRAGRTAPGRCYRLWPEHEQHHLLEHTSPEILQADLAPLVLELAVAGIKDVDELRWLDAPPLSALEQGAQLLTMLGALDQSGAITHHGRAMAALPVHPRIAHMLIRSIAIGNGAIACDIAAILGERDFVRGVDGAADADIGIRLELLHAPAGRVALHGAQVDGTQLRRIAAESMALRRQLGVASHSAGETANAGVVLALAYPDRIGQARGDVMDGRFLLRNGRGAALTHPQGLSSAEYIVAAELDGDARSSRIFLGASLTQSEIDALFADQIEVEEVLEWDDRARSVRARMRTRLGAITLSESLVTDSGMKGAAQLMLNIVRREGIQTLPWSGAAKTVRERVAFVRARHADWPDMSDEFLTATLDDWLAPILDGRTSLRDLDDDLDRALMAMMDWRQRSDLDRLAPLHYVAPTGTRVAIDYGKPDAPSIAVRLQEMFGVKQTPTVDAGSVPLTLELLSPARRPVQVTRDLEGFWRGSYFEVRKELRGRYPKHVWPEDPLTAAPTARAKRRGE from the coding sequence ATGACTCGACCAGTCGACGCCGGCGGCGAAGAACTACCTGGAGCGCGGCTTCCCGTGGACGAGGCGATCCCCGCCCTGCGCGCGGCGCTGGCGAGCGGGAACGGCGCCGTACTGCAGGCCCCTCCCGGCGCCGGAAAGACGACTCACGTCCCTCTCGCTCTGATCGACGAGCCGTGGCTCGGCAACTCCAGGATCGTGATGCTGGAGCCGCGCCGGCTGGCCGCGCGCGCGGTAACGCATCGCATGTCTCAGCTGCTCGGTGAGCGCGCCGGCGACACTGTTGGATACAGGGTGCGGCGCGACACGCGAATAGGGCCGAGAACGAGGATCGAAGTAGTGACGGAGGGAATCCTCACGCGAATGTTGCAGAGCGATGCAACGCTGGAGCGCGTGGGGCTTCTCATCTTCGATGAGTTTCACGAACGCAGTATTCACGCCGATACCGGGCTCGCACTCGCGCTGCAATCGCAGTCATTGATACGACCTGATCTCAGAATACTCGTCATGTCGGCCACGCTGGACGGCGCGCGGGTCGCAACGCTTCTGGATAGTGCTCCTGTGATCAGAAGCGAAGGGCGGATCTTCCCGGTCGAGCTGGCGTACTCGGCGCGGCCGGACGCACGGAGCCTGGCAGCGGCGGTTGCATCCAGAGTCGTGGCTGCACTCGACGATAACGACGGCGACATTCTGGTATTTCTTCCCGGCGGAGCGGAGATACGGCGTGTCGCCGCACTGCTCGCGGGGCGCGTGCCGGACAACGTGCACGTCGAGCCGCTGTATGGCGATCTGTCGCAGCAGGCACAGGATGCGGCGATTGCACCCGCACCGCGCGGCTCGCGCAAGGTCGTGCTCTCGACGCCAATCGCGGAAACGAGTCTCACGATCGAAGGTGTCCGGGTCGTGATCGACAGCGGACTCGCGCGCGCACCCCGCTTTTCGCCACGAAGCGGAATGACGCGCCTCGAAACCGTCCGCACATCACGCTCTTCTGCCGACCAACGCGCGGGACGCGCGGGACGAACGGCGCCGGGCAGGTGCTACCGTCTCTGGCCGGAGCACGAGCAGCATCATCTTCTGGAGCACACGAGTCCGGAGATTCTTCAGGCTGATCTCGCGCCGCTTGTTCTCGAGCTTGCAGTTGCCGGGATAAAGGATGTGGACGAGCTTCGCTGGCTCGATGCTCCACCACTATCGGCGCTGGAGCAGGGAGCGCAACTGCTGACGATGCTCGGCGCGCTCGATCAGTCCGGTGCCATCACGCATCATGGTCGCGCGATGGCGGCGCTGCCGGTTCATCCACGCATCGCGCACATGCTGATAAGATCGATCGCTATCGGCAATGGTGCGATCGCATGTGACATTGCCGCGATACTCGGCGAGCGTGACTTCGTACGTGGCGTCGATGGAGCTGCCGACGCCGACATCGGGATTCGTCTGGAGTTGCTGCACGCGCCGGCTGGTCGCGTCGCACTGCACGGCGCGCAGGTCGACGGGACGCAACTGCGACGGATTGCGGCAGAAAGCATGGCGCTTAGACGTCAGCTGGGTGTTGCCAGTCATTCCGCGGGTGAGACAGCGAACGCGGGAGTGGTTCTGGCGCTCGCATACCCCGACCGCATCGGTCAGGCGCGGGGCGACGTGATGGACGGGCGCTTCCTGCTTCGAAACGGGCGCGGCGCAGCGCTCACACACCCGCAGGGACTGTCGTCAGCCGAATACATAGTAGCCGCCGAGCTCGACGGTGATGCGCGATCGTCGCGAATATTTCTAGGTGCATCGTTGACGCAATCGGAGATCGATGCGCTGTTCGCAGATCAGATCGAGGTCGAGGAGGTTCTGGAGTGGGATGATCGCGCGCGCAGCGTTCGCGCGCGAATGCGAACGCGACTCGGCGCGATCACACTCAGTGAATCGCTAGTTACCGATTCTGGAATGAAAGGCGCGGCGCAGCTGATGCTGAACATAGTGCGCCGCGAAGGGATTCAGACGCTTCCATGGAGTGGCGCCGCGAAGACAGTCCGCGAGCGTGTCGCATTCGTGCGAGCGAGACACGCGGATTGGCCCGACATGTCCGACGAGTTCCTCACGGCGACGCTCGACGACTGGCTGGCGCCCATTCTGGACGGACGCACGTCTCTGCGAGATCTGGACGACGATCTCGACCGTGCATTGATGGCGATGATGGACTGGCGGCAGCGCAGCGATCTCGACAGACTCGCACCACTTCATTATGTCGCGCCGACGGGCACGCGTGTCGCAATCGACTACGGCAAGCCGGACGCGCCAAGCATTGCCGTGAGACTACAGGAGATGTTCGGCGTGAAGCAGACACCGACTGTCGATGCCGGAAGCGTTCCCTTGACGCTCGAGCTGCTATCGCCAGCGCGCAGGCCAGTGCAGGTCACGCGTGATCTGGAAGGTTTCTGGCGCGGGAGTTATTTCGAGGTACGGAAGGAGCTGCGCGGACGGTATCCAAAGCATGTCTGGCCGGAAGATCCCCTGACTGCAGCGCCGACGGCGAGGGCAAAACGGAGGGGAGAGTAA